From the Apis cerana isolate GH-2021 linkage group LG3, AcerK_1.0, whole genome shotgun sequence genome, one window contains:
- the LOC107997082 gene encoding spectrin alpha chain isoform X1 — translation MDQITPKEVKILENPEDIQERREQVLSRYANFKAEAKNKRDKLEDSRRFQYFKRDADELEGWIFEKLQAASDESYKDPTNLQAKIQKHQAFEAEVAAHSNAIVSLDNTGSEMIAQHHFASDVIRKRLADLHQLWELLLSRLADKGLKLQQALVLVQFMRHCDEVMFWIHDKEAFVTTDEFGHDLEHVEVLQRKFDEFQKDMASQEYRVTEVNELADKLLLDGHPERDTILRRKEELNESWQKLKQLAVLRQEKLFGAHEIQRFNRDADETMAWIAEKDVVLSSDDFGRDLASVQTLQRKHEGIERDLAALEDKVYTLGAEADRLAAIHQADHSKQIQAKRAEILQSWESLTAKAKERRLKLDESYYLHRFLADYRDLVSWMNDMRAIISADELAKDVAGAEALVERHQEHKGEIDARADSFDATTLAGNKLLEKKHYAAEEVTRKLNSLAEDKQSLLSLWEKRKILYEQCMDLQLFYRDTEQADAWMAKQEAFLANEDLGDSLDSVEALIKKHEDFDKSLAAQEEKIKILDEFAGKLIEGEHYAADDVAQRRQLLLERRAILLEKSAQRRRRLEDAYKLQQFERDCDETKGWVNEKLKFATDDSYLDPTNLNGKVQKHQNFEQELNANRTRMEEMVATGQELIESDHYASDRIRTRTDEIMSLWESLTHATEKKGAKLQEASQQQQFNRTVEDIELWLSEVEGQLMSEDYGKDLTSVQNLQKKHALLEADVASHSDRIESIAQAADQFVKSGHFDADNIKAKQEQLQARYAALQQPMSIRKQRLLDSLQVQQLFRDIEDEEAWIREKEPVAASTNRGRDLIGVQNLQKKHQAVLAEINNHEPRVAAVCQAGASMLQESHFAAEEISQRLAALDEHWGQLKEKARQRKNDLDDSLQAHQYFADANEAESWMKEKRPIVMNADYGKDEDSSEALLKKHEALVSDLEAFASTIAALRDQAASCRQQETPTVDITGKECVVALYDYTEKSPREVSMKKGDTLTLLNSNNKDWWKVEVNDRQGFVPAAYVKRVEPEAGLSASQQNLAREQSSIAARQAQIEAQYDDLLRLARERQNKLNETAKAYVLVREAAELATWIKDKENHAQVQDVGEDLEQVEVMQKKFDDFQADLKANEVRLAEMNEIAVQLMSLGQTEAALKIQTQIQDLNEKWTSLQTLTAERANQLGSAHEVQRFHRDVDETKDWIREKDAALNNDDLGKDLRSVQALQRKHEGLERDLAALGDKIKQLDETANRLMQSHPETAEQTYAKQKEINEEWTQLTAKANSRKEKLLDSYDLQRFLSDYRDLMAWINSMMGLVASEELASDVTGAEALLERHQNHRAEIDARYGILPEEHRMEIDARAGTFQAFELFGQQLLQSSHYASVEIQEKLESMAEARQELEKAWIQRRMQLDQNLELQLFCRDCEQAENWMSAREAFLSSADTVDSSDNVEALIKKHEDFDKAINAHEEKIATLQTLADQLIAAEHYAAKPIDERRCQVLDRWKHLKDALIEKRSKLGESQTLQQFSRDADEMENWIAEKLQLATEENYKDPANIQSKHQKHQAFEAELAANADRIQSVLAMGGNLIEKHQCAGSEDAVQKRLASIADQWEYLTQKTTEKSMKLKEANKQRTYIAAVKDLDFWLGEVESLLTSEDAGKDLASVQNLMKKHQLVEADIQAHEERIKDMNAQADSLIESGQFDAAGIQEKRQSINERYERIRNLAAHRQARLNEANTLHQFFRDIADEESWIKEKKLLVGSDDYGRDLTGVQNLKKKHKRLEAELGSHEPAIQAVQEAGEKLMDVSNLGVPEIEQRLKLLNQAWAELKQLAANRGQKLDESLTYQQFLAKVEEEEAWITEKQQLLSVEDYGDTMAAVQGLLKKHDAFETDFAAHGERCKDICEAGEALIKAGNHRADAIGQRCAQLRNKLEQLGALAARRKTRLNDNSAYLQFMWKADVVESWIADKETHVRSEEFGRDLSTVQTLLTKQETFDAGLHAFEHEGIQNITSLKEMLVDSGHDQTPSIQKRHADVIARWQKLLADSDARKQRLLRMQDQFRQIEELYLTFAKKASAFNSWFENAEEDLTDPVRCNSIEEIRALREAHAQFQASLSSAEADFEALAALDRQIKSFNVGPNPYTWFTMEALEDTWRNLQKIIKERDVELAKEAQRQEENDKLRKEFAKHANAFHQWLAETRTSMMEGSGSLEQQLEATKRKTQEVRARRQDLKKIEDLGAILEEHLILDNRYTEHSTVGLAQQWDQLDQLGMRMQHNLEQQIQARNQSGVSEDALKEFSMMFKHFDKDKSGRLNHQEFKSCLRALGYDLPMVEEGQPDPEFENILDVVDPNRDGYVSLQEYMAFMISKETENVQSSEEIENAFRAITAADRPYVTKEELYANLTKEMADYCVARMKPYVDPKTERPITGALDYIEFTRTLFQN, via the exons ATGGATCAGATTACACCAAaggaagtaaaaattttagaaaatccggaagatattcaagaaagaagagagcAAGTTCTCAGTCgatatgcaaattttaaagCGGAAGCTAAAAACAAGAGAGATAAACTTGAAGACTCCCGTCGCTttcaa tattttaagcGAGATGCGGATGAACTTGAAGGATGGATTTTCGAAAAACTGCAAGCTGCTTCAGATGAAAGTTATAAAGATCCCACAAATCTCCAAgcaaaaatacaaaagcaTCAAGCTTTTGAAGCAGAAGTTGCAGCTCATTCTAATGCTATAGTATCATTAGATAATACTGGATCAGAAATGATAGCTCAACATCATTTTGCAAGTGATGTCATTCGTAAGAGATTAG ctgATCTTCATCAATTATGGGAATTACTACTCTCTAGATTAGCAGACAAGGGCCTTAAGTTACAACAAGCTTTAGTACTTGTACAATTTATGCGACATTGTGACGAAGTGATGTTTTGGATTCATGATAAAGAAGCATTTGTAACAACTGATGAATTTGGACATGATTTAGAACATGTTGAAGTCCTCCAAAGAAAATTTGACGAATTCCAAAAAGATATGGCTAGCCAGGAATATAGAGTAACAGAAGTAAATGAATTAGCAGATAAACTTCTTCTAGATGGACATCCTGAACGTGACACTATTTTACGTAGAAAAGAAGAACTCAATGAAtcttggcaaaaattaaaacagcTTGCTGTTTTGAGACAAGAAAAACTTTTTGGTGCACACGAAATTCAAAGATTCAATCGGGATGCTGATGAAACAATGGCTTGGATTGCAGAGAAGGATGTTGTCTTATCCTCAGATGATTTTGGACGTGACCTTGCAAGTGTACAAACTTTACAAAGGAAGCATGAGGGCATAGAACGCGATTTAGCAGCTTTAGAGGATAAAGTTTATACATTAGGCGCTGAAGCAGATCGTCTCGCAGCTATTCATCAAGCAGATCATTCTAAACAAATTCAAGCCAAACGCGCAGAGATATTACAATCATGGGAGAGTCTAACAGCAAAAGCAAAAGAACGACGTTTGAAGCTTGATGAATCTTATTACTTGCATAGATTTTTAGCTGATTACAGAGATTTAGTTTCTTGGATGAACGACATGCGCGCGATTATTTCAGCAGATGAATTGGCTAAAGATGTAGCTGGTGCAGAAGCTCTTGTTGAAAGACATCAAGAGCATAAAGGAGAAATTGATGCTAGAGCCGATAGCTTCGATGCGACTACATTGGCTGGTAACAagttattggaaaaaaagcaTTACGCCGCGGAGGAAGTaactagaaaattaaattctctcgCAGAAGATAAACAATCTCTTTTAAGTCTctgggaaaagagaaaaattttatatgaacaaTGCATGgacttacaattattttatcgagataCAGAACAAGCGGATGCATGGATGGCGAAACAAGAAGCATTTTTAGCAAACGAAGATTTGGGAGATTCGCTCGATAGCGTAGAAgctcttattaaaaaacatgaaGATTTTGACAAATCGTTAGCTGCTcaggaggaaaaaataaaaatattggatgaatttGCTGGTAAATTAATAGAAGGAGAACATTATGCAGCAGATGATGTAGCACAAAGACGTCAACTTTTATTAGAGAGACGCGCCATTCTTCTTGAAAAATCGGCTCAAAGAAGACGTCGTCTAGAGGACGCATACAAATTACAACAATTTGAACGCGATTGTGATGAAACAAAGGGTTGGGTCAATGAAAAACTCAAATTTGCTACTGATGATAGCTATTTAGATCCTActaatttaaatggaaaagtGCAGAAACATCAAAACTTTGAACAAGAATTAAATGCCAACAGAACTCGTATGGAAGAAATGGTAGCTACTGGACAAGAATTAATCGAAAGTGATCACTATGCCAGCGATAGAATTCGTACTCGTACCGATGAAATTATGTCTCTATGGGAAAGTTTAACTCATGCTACTGAAAAGAAAGGAGCCAAACTGCAAGAAGCCTCCCAACAGCAACAATTTAATCGTACTGTCGAGGATATCGAATTATGGCTCTCGGAAGTAGAAGGACAATTGATGTCTGAAGATTACGGTAAAGATTTAACCAGTGTgcaaaatcttcaaaaaaaacaTGCTCTTTTGGAAGCTGATGTCGCATCTCATTCTGACAGGATCGAAAGCATTGCCCAAGCTGCAGATCAATTTGTGAAATCTGGTCATTTTGATGCAGATAATATCAAAGCTAAACAAGAACAACTACAAGCTCGATATGCAGCTCTTCAGCAGCCTATGAGTATTCGTAAACAACGACTTCTTGATTCATTGCAGGTGCAACAATTATTTAGAGATATAGAAGACGAAGAAGCCTGGATTCGTGAAAAAGAACCAGTTGCAGCATCTACCAATCGTGGTCGTGATCTCATTGGTGTAcaaaatttacagaaaaaacATCAGGCTGTTCTGGCAGAGATAAATAACCATGAACCACGCGTGGCTGCTGTTTGTCAGGCAGGTGCATCAATGCTGCAAGAAAGTCATTTCGCCGCCGAAGAAATTAGCCAACGTTTAGCTGCACTGGACGAACATTGGGGacaattaaaagagaaagcTAGACAACGTAAAAATGACTTAGACGATTCTCTCCAAGCACATCAGTACTTTGCTGATGCTAACGAAGCTGAATCTTGGATGAAGGAGAAACGACCTATAGTCATGAATGCTGACTATGGAAAAGATGAAGATAGTTCTGAGgctcttttaaaaaaacatgaagCGTTGGTCAGTGATCTGGAAGCATTTGCAAGTACTATAGCCGCGCTTAGAGATCAAGCTGCCTCTTGCCGTCAACAAGAAACTCCTACTGTTGACATTACTGGCAAAGAATGTGTGGTGGCACTCTATGATTATACAGAAAAATCACCAAGAGAAGTTTCCATGAAGAAGGGTGATACTTTAACTCTGTTGAATTCTAACAACAAAGATTGGTGGAAGGTCGAAGTAAATGATCGTCAAGGTTTTGTTCCAGCCGCTTATGTAAAAAGAGTTGAACCTGAAGCAGGATTGAGCGCTTCCCAGCAAAATTTAGCAAGAGAACAAAGTTCTATTGCAGCCAGACAAGCTCAGATCGAAGCTCAATATGATGATCTTCTGAGACTTGCCCGTGAAAGACAAAATAAGCTTAATGAAACAGCCAAAGCTTATGTACTCGTCAGAGAAGCTGCAGAATTGGCTACTTGGATCAAGGATAAAGAGAATCATGCTCAAGTTCAAGATGTTGGTGAGGATTTGGAACAGGTAGAAGTGATGCAAAAGAAATTCGATGATTTCCAAGCTGATCTTAAAGCCAATGAAGTTCGTCTTGCTGAGATGAATGAGATTGCTGTACAATTAATGAGTCTTGGACAAACGGAAGCagctttaaaaattcaaacacaAATACAGGATCTCAATGAAAAATGGACTAGTTTGCAAACCCTTACTGCAGAACGTGCTAATCAACTTGGCTCTGCTCATGAAGTTCAACGATTCCATCGTGATGTTGATGAGACCAAGGACTGGATTCGCGAAAAAGACGCTGCGTTGAATAACGATGATCTTGGAAAGGATTTGCGCAGTGTACAAGCCTTACAGCGCAAACATGAAGGATTAGAAAGAGATCTAGCTGCTTTgggagataaaataaaacaactaGATGAAACAGCTAATCGCCTGATGCAATCGCATCCTGAAACTGCTGAACAGACTTATgctaaacaaaaagaaatcaacGAAGAGTGGACTCAACTAACAGCAAAAGCTAATAGCAGAAAGGAGAAGTTATTGGATTCTTACGATCTACAACGTTTTCTCAGCGATTATAGAGATTTGATGGCTTGGATAAACTCAATGATGGGTTTAGTCGCTTCAGAGGAGCTGGCTTCGGATGTAACTGGTGCAGAAGCTCTCCTCGAACGACATCAA AATCACAGAGCAGAGATAGACGCACGATACGGCATACTTCCAGAG GAACACCGCATGGAAATCGATGCCAGAGCAGGTACTTTCCAGGCATTCGAACTTTTTGGTCAACAACTTTTACAATCCAGTCACTATGCAAGTGttgaaattcaagaaaaactCGAATCTATGGCTGAAGCACGCCAAGAACTAGAAAAAGCTTGGATCCAACGACGTATGCAATTAGATCAAAATTTAGAGCTACAATTATTCTGTAGAGATTGTGAGCAAGCTGAGAATTGGATGAGCGCACGAGAAGCCTTCTTAAGTAGTGCAGATACTGTTGATAGTAGTGACAATGTGGAGGCTCTCATTAAGAAACATGAAGATTTTGATAAAGCTATCAATGCTCATGAAGAAAAGATTGCTACATTGCAGACTTTAGCTGATCAACTGATTGCCGCCGAGCATTATGCTGCGAAACCAATTGATGAAAGACGTTGCCAGGTTCTCGATCGTTGGAAGCATTTAAAAGATGCTCTTATTGAAAAACGTTCTAAATTGGGAGAATCTCAAACTCTACAACAATTCTCTCGAGATGCTgatgaaatggaaaattggATAGCTGAAAAACTACAATTGGCTACTGAAGAGAACTATAAAGATCCAGCTAATATTCAATCGAAACATCAAAAACATCAGGCATTTGAGGCCGAATTGGCAGCAAATGCTGATAGAATTCAATCTGTACTAGCTATGGGAGGTAATTTAATTGAGAAACATCAATGTGCTGGTTCCGAGGACGCCGTCCAAAAAAGACTTGCCTCAATTGCCGATCAATGGGAATATCTTACTCAGAAAACTACAGAAAAATCTATGAAACTTAAAGAAGCTAACAAACAGCGCACATATATCGCTGCAGTTAAAGATCTTGATTTCTGGCTTGGTGAAGTGGAAAGTTTACTCACGTCTGAGGATGCTGGCAAAGATTTGGCTTCTGtacaaaatttgatgaaaaaacaTCAATTAGTTGAAGCTGATATTCAGGCACATGAAGAAAGAATCAAAGATATGAACGCGCAAGCAGATTCTCTTATTGAAAGTGGACAATTTGATGCAGCTGGTATTCAAGAAAAACGACAAAGCATAAATGAACGCTATGAAAGAATTCGCAATCTTGCTGCTCATAGACAAGCGAGATTAAATGAAGCAAATACATTGCACCAATTCTTCAGAGATATTGCTGATGAAGAGTCTTGGATCaaggagaaaaaattattagtcgGATCAGACGATTATGGTCGTGATCTTACTGGCGTGCAAAacttaaagaaaaaacataagAGATTAGAAGCAGAGTTAGGTAGCCATGAGCCTGCAATACAAGCTGTTCAAGAAGCGGGAGAAAAATTGATGGATGTTTCTAATCTGGGAGTACCTGAAATTGAGCAACGTTTGAAGCTTCTCAACCAAGCATGGGCTGAATTGAAACAACTGGCTGCTAATAGAGGACAAAAATTAGATGAATCTTTGACTTATCAACAATTTTTGGCTAaagtcgaagaagaagaagcttgGATCACGGAAAAACAACAATTGTTATCAGTTGAAGATTATGGCGACACTATGGCTGCTGTACAAggcttattaaaaaaacacgaTGCTTTTGAAACTGATTTTGCAGCTCATGGTGAACGCTGTAAAGATATCTGTGAAGCTGGAGAAGCTTTGATTAAAGCTGGAAATCATCGTGCAGATGCAATAGGACAAAGATGTGCCCAACttcgtaataaattagaaCAACTTGGTGCTCTTGCGGCCAGAAGAAAGACTCGACTTAATGATAATTCggcatatttacaatttatgtgGAAGGCAGATGTAGTTGAATCTTGGATTGCTGACAAAGAAACTCATGTACGCTCAGAAGAATTCGGAAGAGATTTGTCTACCGTACAGACATTATTAACTAAACAAGAAACCTTTGACGCGGGATTACATGCCTTTGAACACGAgggaattcaaaatattacttcCTTGAAAGAAATGCTAGTCGATTCTGGACACGATCAGACACCTAGTATTCAGAAACGTCACGCGGATGTTATTGCTCGGTGGCAAAAACTCTTAGCTGATTCTGATGCAAGAAAGCAACGTTTGCTAAGAATGCAAGATCAATTCAGACAAATTGAAGAATTGTATTTAACATTTGCCAAGAAAGCATCTGCTTTCAATTCATGGTTTGAAAATGCAGAAGAAGATTTAACCGATCCTGTACGATGTAATAGTATTGAAGAAATTCGAGCTCTGAGAGAAGCACATGCACAATTTCAAGCAAGTTTGTCTTCGGCAGAAGCAGATTTTGAAGCTTTGGCAGCTCTTGATAGACAAATCAAAAGTTTCAATGTTGGTCCTAATCCATACACATGGTTCACAATGGAAGCTCTAGAAGATACTTGGcgcaatttgcaaaaaataattaaagaacgTGATGTAGAACTTGCAAAAGAAGCTCAACGGCAAGAAGAAAATGACAAATTACGTAAAGAATTTGCTAAACATGCTAACGCATTCCATCAATGGCTAGCGGAGACGAGAACATCTATGATGGAAGGATCAGGATCGTTAGAACAGCAATTAGAAGCAACAAAGAGAAAAACTCAAGAAGTTCGTGCACGCCGTcaagatttaaagaaaatcgaagATTTGGGAGCAATTTTAGAAGAACATTTAATTTTGGACAATCGTTATACGGAACATAGTACCGTAGGATTGGCTCAACAGTGGGATCAATTAGATCAATTGGGAATGCGTATGCAACACAACTTGGAACAACAAATACAAGCACGTAATCAGTCTGGTGTTTCTGAAGATGCCCTTAAAGAATTCTCAATGATGTTTAAACATTTTGATAAGGATAAGAGTGGTCGTTTAAATCATCAAGAATTCAAATCATGTTTGAGAGCTCTTGGTTACGATTTACCAATGGTAGAAGAAGGCCAACCTGATccagaatttgaaaatatccttg atgtTGTTGATCCAAATAGAGATGGTTATGTATCATTGCAAGAATATATGGCATTTATGATCAGTAAGGAAACAGAAAATGTACAAAGTTCTGAGGAAATAGAAAATGCTTTTCGTGCTATTACTGCTGCAGATCGGCCATATGTtacgaaagaagaattatatgct AATCTTACCAAGGAGATGGCCGATTATTGTGTTGCTCGCATGAAACCTTATGTCGATCCAAAAACGGAGCGACCAATCACAGGAGCATTggattatattgaatttactcGCACTCTTTTCCAGAATTAA